Within the Staphylococcus warneri genome, the region ATGAAACAATGCAACCCAGTTATTACTGTACCAAATTAGATACTAATCAACGGACCATTGTACTAACTGAAAAATCCACTTTATCTATTGTGATTGAAATATGCATTATCAATCCAAATAAAATCATTTTCAATTTAATAAATATCAATGCTATTGGCGCTTCACCTAAAATGATATTCGAAAGATAATCAATTTAAGGTAACTCTTTCATAGAAACACAAAAAGGCTAAAAGATGAAATTCAAAATTCACCTTTTAGCCTTTCTTTAATGAGTATGACTACTCTATTTTACTTTAAAATGGAACTAGCAATGACGAGCTAAAATAGTCACCATTTTAAATTAAAAGTTTTCTTTATCTTGTCTTTCTTTAACCCACCATAATGCTTCTTTAGGGTGTGCTTCATAATATGCTCTATCTTCTTCGTTATCTACGTTTGGATAAGACCCTTTAAGTGACTTACCAGCTGTAGTGACATGAAGTAATAAAATTACTAAGAAACCTATCACACTAATAGCTGTTAAATAGTACGCTGGTGCTAATACATTACCAGTAGATTCAACTAACCATGATGCGATTAATGGTGTTGTACCACCAAAAATTGATACTGAGATGTTGAATGTGATTGATAACGTACGATATCTAATGTGTGTATAGAAAATTGTTGGTAATGATCCAGGCATTGTTGCTTCGTATGTTGATAAGAAGAAACCTAGGATAAGTACACCAATAATAATAAACGGTAAAGATTTAGTTGCTAATAATGAGAATGCAACGATACTTAATAATGTAAGTCCACCAGTACCGATTAAGAATACTTTTTTCTCTCCGATTTTGTCGGCCATTTTACCAAATCCTAATGCTAAAGGAATCATAATAGCCATCACACAAGTGATAATAACGCTTGTCGTTGTTTCGTCTACTTTCGCTACTTGACCTAAGTAGGTTGGTAAGTAAGCTGTTACCATATAGTTTGTAACGTTGAAGAATACTACAGCAACAAAGCAAACTAAAATATCTTTATAATAATAGCGAATAATACCAAAGAAACCGATTGTATCGCGTTTCGGTGTTGTTGCTACATCATTTTCATAAACTGGTGATTCTTCCAATTTACGACGTAAGTATAATCCAAATAATCCTAAGAATAATCCTAAAATAAATGGAATTCTCCAACCCCAAGATTGCATTTGATCATGTGTTAAGAAGAAACTTAATAACGCAATCATAATTGATGCTGCAATGTAACCTGATAACGTACCAATTTCAAGTCCACTACCTAAACTGTTACGTTTTTTATCCGGAGACGATTCAGCCACATAAGTCATAGCACCTGCATATTCCCCACCAGTTGAGAAACCTTGCAAGATACGTGCCAATAGTAAGAGGACAGGCGCCCATATTCCAATCGTATCGTAGTTCGGTAGTAATCCGATTGTTAATGTTGAAAGGGCCATTAAAATAATAGTCGTTGTTAATACAACTTTACGTCCATATTTATCTCCAATAATACCAAATACTATTCCACCAATAGGTCTAAGTAAAAATGCAATAGCTAGTGCAGCAAATGTAAAGATTTGTTGTATTTGAGGATTTTGCACTGGAGAAAAGAAATTTGCTCCTATGTATGCAGTCGTATAAGCATAAACACCAAAGTCAAACCATTCCATGGCATTACCAATACCGGTTGCGACAACGGTTTTTTTCGCTTTTTGAGCGTTGACCATGTTAATATTTTCTTTTTCGAAATCCATGAATTTAAACACTCCCTTTTATATGTTACATAATTATACTCAGTTAAATATCAATGTCAAATTAATTCAAAATAAATTCTTTTCAAAAATACAAGTTTATTCAATTTACAGAATATTTTATTTAACATTTGAACCCGATAGGATTAACTAAGCGTTATGCAAATAATATTTTGAAATGATTATTTTTTTATCTATTTTTAAATATAGGTAGTTTTACCCTCTCTTTCTTGATCCAAACCGTTTAAAATAAACATATTTGTCAATCATTAATGATATCAATGGTTTTAAGGCAACAAACTTGTACTATCTTCAATAAATAGCGCCACCATTCACTTTATCAAATTAAAATTTCTTTTAATTTGATATCGGTGTCATTTCATAATAATGCTTCTTGATTTCACCATAGCTTCATTTTCATAATCAATTGGACAAAAAATACATTTTAAATATATATACATCTTCAGTTATTTTTATTAATTTAGAATCATTGCTAAATTTCGATGTTTTTTGCCTCTCTTTTTCTCAAAATTTCCCGTAAAATCGCTTTTTAAATAATCTATGTAACAAATTTATTATTATTGGTATATTAATTCTATAATTTTAAAATAATGATTTAGTTTATGTAGAAGCAAAATAAATCTTGCCCTTTTTGTATTTCTTTAATAGTTTCAAATTTACTTTGAACATTCTAAATGCCAGCAAAGTAATAACACTTCACTGGCATTAAGATAATCTATTTATAGTATGGTATTGATTTCATCCGCTTCATTTAAAATATAATCTGGATTTTCTCTTAATAATGCCTTTGCGTCAAAAGCGCCCCACGTCACGCCACAAGACTTAATACCAGCTGCTTTAGCCATTTGAATATCATGAATAGCATCGCCAATATATATACTG harbors:
- a CDS encoding staphostatin A, which encodes MTQFEIINIIDVNPYSPNSSFLNVLEGNWFPKNFDTAPLKFVFNETMQPSYYCTKLDTNQRTIVLTEKSTLSIVIEICIINPNKIIFNLININAIGASPKMIFER
- a CDS encoding MFS transporter, translated to MDFEKENINMVNAQKAKKTVVATGIGNAMEWFDFGVYAYTTAYIGANFFSPVQNPQIQQIFTFAALAIAFLLRPIGGIVFGIIGDKYGRKVVLTTTIILMALSTLTIGLLPNYDTIGIWAPVLLLLARILQGFSTGGEYAGAMTYVAESSPDKKRNSLGSGLEIGTLSGYIAASIMIALLSFFLTHDQMQSWGWRIPFILGLFLGLFGLYLRRKLEESPVYENDVATTPKRDTIGFFGIIRYYYKDILVCFVAVVFFNVTNYMVTAYLPTYLGQVAKVDETTTSVIITCVMAIMIPLALGFGKMADKIGEKKVFLIGTGGLTLLSIVAFSLLATKSLPFIIIGVLILGFFLSTYEATMPGSLPTIFYTHIRYRTLSITFNISVSIFGGTTPLIASWLVESTGNVLAPAYYLTAISVIGFLVILLLHVTTAGKSLKGSYPNVDNEEDRAYYEAHPKEALWWVKERQDKENF